The region ATTTATGGTGTTCGAGGTGCAATTGTTAGCTTAGAATTCGCTTGTAATACCGGCCGTATACTGGCCGTACTTGAGATAAAATCCTAGTATGATCATTTTGCAGCTTTTGTATCAGGGTCGGATTCAGGGGAAATTTTGAGACTTGTAAGTGAAAGTCCATCAAATTTTTGGGTGCCTTTTACATTTGTCATCTAAGCAGATTGGTGCATTCCTGTGCATGTTGCCATTTTAGAcatcaaagtgccctttttggaTGGGATAAATTCTTCGAAATAACCCCTCAGTGCGGGAGTAGGCCTAATAATGCCTTTTTGGCataaaagtgcccttttgggaTGGGCCAAGTCCTTCAAAATtggcccctggatccgccactgGATATGTTATGTTTCAGAACTGGGGCAGTTCTTCAGAGTTCGAAAGATCCTTAGATTTCTAGCTACGAgttgaatatttggaaatgatttggtctcaaatttgactcgaactgcggaactgggttctTGAGAATGTGTTTATTCATAAACACGTGGATAATTTTGGGCTcccaaatgaaataaaaggctcgtatgaaatacaatattaTGTACTACATTAGTTAGTGATATAGTGATACTGTTAGTTATAATCTGTGTTCTCCATATGCTTAGATTTAGAcaggctgcatttggttcatCGTGGACGCCGAAAGCAAAGCTTCTGCTAAGGGATTTAGGGTTTGGAAAGTGATGAAGCTTTATTTTGGTTAAATCTGCTATCCATCACATAGACTAGAGTCTTTAATCATGATCACATGAGCGTTTTTGACCAGGACCAAATTTGGTCCGGGGCAATCATTGACAATAGTGCGAAATGGGTACTATCCTGGTTGATTTGTCCACTAGTGCCAAGTTTTAGCATGAgggtcaaattatttcatgtgaaaTGTTAACTGGTTCTAGAAATGACTTGTTTCACCACAGCATCATTTCGATGGCACGAGTGAACGATTTATCCGTCAATGTACCCTATGACTCTGGTTTGGTTCAGGCCAGTTTAACCAAATGGTCGGTGCGATCGCAGCATGTGGTCAAATTACGAAATGAGAGTGATATCGTATACATTGACAGATCATTTGCATAGAACATCATAGACGTCATTTACTAAGATACGAGGGATAGCAGATTTTCTTGGAGAGATGGCTCATtttcagggggggggggtgaatATAAGCTGCGATCAAACAGAGACGAtttccaaatttggcccgtgcctaattagaaaGCGCGCTCACACGCAAGCCATGccctcactcgatactaaaatCAACATGAGTGTGGCAGCCCCTTTACAACACCTGCGGAGAACACTGATGATAACGATGAAATCGATTATACATATTGATGATGAGTTAATGGATaattgttaaataatatagttagTATCGTATtgttgaaaatgatattttaaatgataatttaCACGTCACGAGTCGAGAGAGTATTTTACATAaatgtattaatttttcattttttcatcttcCCTATTTACAAGTGAACTGCATTTTCcccttttttttctttaaaccatATATATAGATTCAACTGCGTGTCGGAGCGCTTATTTTCGAAGAttaagaattattattttattttattatatagatatttacatatatattaatatataaacatacatTATGTTTGATAATAGGTTGCTTTCTCTATAATTgcataaatatcaattgaatgagattcaataaattagtGGAAAACAGTCAAACTATATTCGAATTcatgttgttgtttttcttcatCCTACAGGACGAACttggttatcggagttagCAAACCGTGCCGAGCTTTTCTGAAGGGCAGTTCTGTTTCAAGAAAAAGGGCACCTTTTCACCATAAAAGGGGCactttcttattgaaaaaggGCAGCTATCTTAAATAAGAAGTGCCCTGAAGtacctgaataaatcatttgagaattgattacttttcattttccaaaaaaaacacgaaaattgtatccaaatttcgaaaaatcatTAGGCCTACCCAAATCTTTCTAATTAAACTGACTTTTTGAAGGGCGCTTTGAACATTTTAGGGCCTTCGTTCGCTAACCCCGAACCCCCTTGGTACGGGGTCTGTTCAGTCGACTATTTGCGACTTAAATGAAACAGAATTTCGGTTAGTCGGACATGGCCGACTTCGCgattgagcacggtcgctgTCATTCGGACATACAGTAAAACCGACCCTCCGACTGTAGCCCgtctaaaatctaaaaatccgACATCGAATAATTCGAATTTTCAGCCTTTTTTCCCGAAAACTACGACTTGACAATAATTTCTGTGAAcggaaaaatcaaatcaacatCTACGAGAATTGATTCAAAAACCTTGAAATATTTCGGATTAAAGTTTCTATTCTAATTCACTAACCACAACTAGAATATCGACTGTTGACATGTCTGGTCGATTTTAAGCAAGGAACAGGGAACAAATCAAACGGCAATGGAAAGTCAGTAACCCTCCGACATTCGGTGAGTGATTTAAACTAATTTTATTTTGGGACGAGGAAAGATACGAGATAGGCGAGTCTCCGCCTTATTAAATCCGACGTtggaatataaatttcttttgaGAAAGAGAAGGAAAAATCGGGACCATCAATATTCATCCGATATAAGCGAACATCAGACTCGCCGATCCGACTTATGCGAGGTTTACTGAtgttccaagatggccgatgTTATACGTTGGTGCGTGCGTTCGGTTATTAGCTCCgaccagggaggtgggagtcactcccacctccctgctCCGACCAATAGTCGACACTGGTTTTCGAATTTGGTCGTGTGCTctgctggatccagtttcacgaaataGATAACCTCAAACTATGTGCGTGTATGTAtgttaaatttttcaaaatggcggccatcttttaAACGGCCCAGATGAGTGGGTACCCCTTCTGAAATTGAAGCCATATATGTTACCATCAAGGctgaaaatttcatgaaatcctCATAATGAGCAGTATCATTCTGAAAGTTGGGATCTGGGAGCAGACTATCTGGCTTTGGTCGctaattgttgaaattacgcCGCCGAAACATAAGCCAATAACAAAAGCAAATAGCTTATTGAAGCCTGATTTCCAAAGTTGATTGTGATTATTTCTACTTCTCGCCTGAGAATTTCCTCGTCTGCGCAAAACATTGAAAGCGGCTTTTGTGCGTCTTTTCCGCCATTTAATAACACTTCCCTAAATCTAGATTACCATAGCTGGACTGTATGCAGTAACGTTTACTGAAGACTTAACAATAGTACAATGTAAACCCATTTCAGCGCTCTCAGAGAGGGGTTACTACTGCCTGCTAGCCGGGTGACAGTTGAATAACTGGGACGTTAGTGAACACACATAATATATATACCGGGTATTACAAGAGaacttgaaatatatacacaaaAATGGCATCGATTGATTTGTCTGGAAATTGGAAACTAGATCGAAACAGcgaaaatatcgatgatttCTGGAATTTTTTATCTGAGGGTACGTACGCGTTGGGAATTCCTCAAGCGAAGGAATTATTAACTACCTCAAGTAGATTCTAACTTGCTTTTTGCCTGCTCAGAAATGCGGCTTAGCAAAAAACAATCATTCATgatatcattgaatatttatgtttGATATAAGAATGAAAATCTTTTTGGTAGGATTGTTGTTTCTATTGTATAGATTGTGCGTTAATGGTATTTGGTCTAACTTGTAAAATTCTGGTTTTTCGTTCAATTTCTGCAATTTCTCTAACCTGTGTGTATCttttaacttttctgtatggtCTGATACGATAAATAGATAGATGAATAAAAAGTttaatttacttttttcaaagacTAGACATATGTAAGTGAAGTGATTATCGAGGGCCGAGCTGTGGAGTTTATTTACATCCATGTACCAGTCTTTCTAAAAATGAGACTTAAGCTAAGTTCAGGTCGACTACAACCCCATCATATAATCGAAACGGCCTGCGATTTTATCATCGGGAACCGTTTCGACATGAGTTTGTTTACGATCGCGGCGAATCGAggcctttatcgcttccgtataCCACCTGAGTGTTCCTACGACGTTGCTACCAACGAATCGGCAATGATGTCACGTGATCGGGTCGTAAGTCGACCTGAGGTTAGCTTAGAAGCCGGAATCGCAAGGATAGAGCAAGTTCATTTTTCTAAGACCCGATCAGATCGTcgtagccaatcagcgacgagTTATGCGTCACATGACCTTTAGACTCGGTGACAAACGAATCACCAAACGGCGATTACGTGTTTACTACCGCAGTTCTTACGACGATTGGGACGTAAGTCGACCTGAGCTTATAAGCTCGTGTCGACTTACGACCCAGAAGTATTGGAAAATGCAAAAGCCATTTTACTGTTTCCGGAGTGATGTGTGCCAAGCGAGTACTGGAAACACATGGGTCCAGTtcctctaactcacaactgtggaactgggtcatgGTGACTGGAAACTGTAAAGCGTGTAGTCTAGCTAGGATAGACTACACCCTTCCCGTTGATAAGTTATTCTGATAGGCAGACCCATTGTGCGTTTAAATTTATTTCGGTCAGTTCTACATTTACTTTCAGGCGCCAGTTTTATCCAGCGCCAAAAACTAAACGTAGCGAAAAAGTTTAAACCAGCCTGCGTTATTTTACAAAACGGGAACCATATCCGAATCGAAACGAAAGCGTTGAAAACGATGACCGACGAATATGACATAGGTGTGCCTGTCGAAACAGAACAGATTGGagcaaaatataaagtaattatattttagaaaattcttTGCATTCAACTGTATCCTCagcaatttcatatataaCACCTAATCAAACACAAATAAATGTGTACATAATCCAGATTCTTTCCAGTTTTTGGTGAAGCCTGCCTCAATTTTATGGGTTTTATATATGGCCATATTTGTGTAATTCAAACTGCATCagatcatggacgtataaactatattatacgtccatgatcaGATCAGTGAAGATGTTTGTTATCAGAAATATGCAAGTCAATGCAGTCTCGACTTCTCGAAAATTCTAATTTCTGAGGTTAAAGGCGAAAATATAGAATGTTATTGTCGAGTCAGCAATAAATCGATAGCTTTCACGCCAGCTCgttcaatatatttttgacATTCGTTCAACCTTTGACATTAAGTACGCGTGCTGCAGGCAAAAATAACTGTCAATTCCACGTTTTTTCCATTCACgacgaattatcaaaattagaatGA is a window of Tubulanus polymorphus chromosome 2, tnTubPoly1.2, whole genome shotgun sequence DNA encoding:
- the LOC141900638 gene encoding uncharacterized protein LOC141900638, translating into MASIDLSGNWKLDRNSENIDDFWNFLSEGASFIQRQKLNVAKKFKPACVILQNGNHIRIETKALKTMTDEYDIGVPVETEQIGAKYKATASWEDNKLKTDMVPNGDKGFSHMIYRELVDDELVLNIVVPSKNVNVKRYFKRQG